A window of Periplaneta americana isolate PAMFEO1 chromosome 9, P.americana_PAMFEO1_priV1, whole genome shotgun sequence genomic DNA:
aatacgatgatgtcttatatgttgttatggctagtatgcggctattttgcgtgcgtgtgaagagattatgatatgacaggtaactgaaacgggaggcaaggtaggtaggtgtagaagtgtgaaggacttggaaaaggagaacaagagaatgaaaatttatacgttcgttaagccgtagccagtttagagtttggaaggatggggtaatgtggtagcgcgacggacatcgcagacgaagcgaacacaagaattatgaacacgttgtaatttttgcgactggttgacattgagtcaatcagtagaaaatcacaataatcgaagtggggcattactaggaATGTAGTAtagaaagcacttttttggtaatatgggttacttggttattccttTTATAAACTATATTTTTACTAAGTAAATATTTTATGCCAAGAGTGACAATTTTACATTGCGCCATTCTTATTTTAATACTACAGTATATTCAATTCAAGTGCCTGTGGCTACCAATACATCGGACCCGGAATCGATTTCTGGCCAGAGATGAGGACAGTTAGCTTACTCTCAACGGTATCGAGTGGTCCTTCAACTATAAGTCGTtttgtgagaaaataaaattcctCCATTGCAATCCAAGTGGTGGCATATCTAGCTACAATTCCAGATAGGGTAACTGATATTTCTCTCCCACAAGGACTGGGTTTGTATCCTTTGCTtcctatttatattttatttcaccgtGCTCAGGGCATGACCAGGAATCTCGCTACTTTTAAATATCGACTTAATGCTTTACtctcaaaagtgaggaaatacatggACTATGATGCTTATGAAGTAAaagaatgtctttttttttttcatttttttactaatggagggtacttgactgttcgtcattcacgcATATGAAACCatttatgtagaccaatttaccgacagagtcgttccCAGGATGTATCGTAGGATATTGGTCTACGTTACACCTGCGAAAGGATGAGATGATGATGGGTATTTGTTGGAatccacaggggaaccggagctctcgGAGAAAACCCCTATGTAACTCGGATCACACGCTTTTCCAACACAAGCCATAAATCGGAGGTACGTCGACGATCGAACCTGGTAATTTGTCACATTTGTGTCAGAACATTAAAGGATGTTTCAGTCttgaatttaattcaattcaatttacggTAGGGggtactatggcccagcactgcgacctgttacggtctattgcgctaaccctcaagctaggcgcatttccaaacccacaccggctgattacactaaggttcgcaggtgtcaagcaggcaacccccctcgtcccCAGGCCAGCTCCCTTCGTGCATcgtcagccggcgatcggggaatgctatggaatgatgacgaaatggagaaatggttacggaattatgtaaatgcctaatatggagaaaaatgggaaaactccgagaaaaaccccaactgcgaccttgtccgccacctgaccgggactcgaacccgggccgcctgcgtgacagatcagaggtctgaccactcaaccaccgcaggggTTATCTTTCAGTCTTAAAAATATGGCAGATATATACGAACATAACCATAAccatgtatttttttcttctattgctTTGAACAGCAAAAAGAGATTGactaaaatctttaatatttgaTTTCATTTGAGCGAACAAAGTAAAAATTCAAGCGAAAATCGTAACAAGTTTGGCAAACGGCTCTAAATTCAGTGCGCAGCTCGATTGGTAGGTTCCACtccgtgtttttattttactgtatttaaatgtATACGCGTTAACTCCTCAAATATATCGATGTAATccgataatataaattataacgaGTAAATGGAATCACATAAACTAAATTCAGCGGCTTGTGATTgttatttgttcggataaaaacACTGTCGTTGatgaaaattgaattcaaacttgCGTTTGTTTCGTTTATATTTATGTTCTATATACTAATACGATTACCAAATTATTATCAGCCTTCATTGTTTTGAACAAAGGATTCCTATATTTAAAATGGGATACAGTTGGTCTAATCTCTTTCTGTTATCATTCACATCCATGCTAGCTGTCAAGATTGGGGAAGTCACAACGAAATGATAATTGCAAATTAGttgaaagatgataataaaaattaatttcactattTTTCAACGTCATAAATTATTATGAGCAGCCTCTGATTTTCACGGGTTTGAAAACTAGATCgtgattaagaaaaataaaagaaacactgGGTTTAGTTTCTAAAGGCATCCTACTGGATGTACAGTCTTACAAAAACGTTTTGTCACACATACAGAGTGttcaaaaaagtatccaatattttaagtaggttttttatgttttttattttattgggttattttacgacgctgtatcaacatctaggttatttagcgtctgaatgatatgaaggtgataatgccggtgaaatgagtccggggtccagcaccgaaggttacccagcatttgctcttattgggttgagggaaaaccccgggaaaaacctcaaccagttaacttgccccgaccgggattcgaacccgggccacctggtttcgcagccagacgcgctgaccgttactccacaggtgtggaccggttattttacgacgctttatcaacatcttaggttatttagagtctgaatgaaggtgataacgctggtgaaatgagcccggggtccaacaccgaaagttacccagcatttgctcatattgggttgagggaaaaccccggaaaaaaacctcaaccaggtaacttgccccaaccgggaatcgaacccgggccacctggtttcgcggctagacgtgctaaccgttactccacaggtgtggaccccaaaTTTttagaggtgctagtatgcatcagaacaagaaaaaatgtctaataaacatggatcctacaatacatgctttctgagatctgtacacttgttcataggaggtgctcaatgtgacgtccattcatggcaatgcattccccTGCCCTTCGGCAGTACACATTCTCTGTTAATAACCTCCGTTAGAGTAACACCGCACTTACGCTTGTTCCAGCAGCTGGTAGATGATGACGGCAGCGTAGAGACGGCACTTATCAACTACCTGTTCGCCAAGCAAGTGGTGAACCGCCTGCGAAGCCAGATGGACGTGTCAGACCTCCAGAGGAAACGCAGCTACTGGAAGCAGTGCGCTTTCAACGCAGTCTCCTGTTTCGGAAAGTAGATCCAACACAAGTCACAACATCCAACTCCATCCAACTTCTTTTCTTTCACACATCATATTACTACGTATAATTGTCAGAGTGGCTATACCTCGTTGTTACTCGCGTTTTAGGATATTAGAACCCCACCACGTCGATTCTGTATCAAACTTCCTTCAGAGTGTGCCAATGCATTAACTTCGTAAAATATGACGCAGTGAGAGAGGTATGCATTTCCGAGGTTCATAAGCATAATAATGTTCTGCAAAGTATTTAAGCGAGAATTAATACTTCTGACAGAAATTAACAGTTTTTCAGGAACGGCTGAAAACCataaaaaataattagtaattcATTTGCTAAACGTAGGCTTCGGAGCTTTCGAACCAAAATGTAAATTGATCATAATTATCAGTCAGTATGAGAATAACTGTGAGTTTTCCAATACCATGCTTAAGAGATCGGCTGCCACTATTCTCACTGACAAATTTATCTAAGCAGTGCAAAAATAAACACAACTAAAAacaattctaaatttaaaatgtcaaatatagtCAGTCATTTTCATCGTAATGACAGAATATTTTTACATTCTCCTGCATTTATTTCATGATTTTTAGGTGTGTGACTGAATACTAACTTATTAAGACTTAGTTTAAGCTTTAAAAACATTAACGGTAAACAAATTCTTTATCTaattctaaattaaaacagaggTACTAAAACTACAGTGAAAACACATTCTTTGATAAAAATTTGTA
This region includes:
- the LOC138705888 gene encoding prohormone-1-like encodes the protein MSATATTKLMFVMLVAMLTLSWAVGKTLGQPGDKDRLLNELDLVDDDGSVETALINYLFAKQVVNRLRSQMDVSDLQRKRSYWKQCAFNAVSCFGK